A stretch of the Streptomyces ortus genome encodes the following:
- a CDS encoding helix-turn-helix domain-containing protein, with product MPKDVAVEEFAGLVRALKARDGRSYEALGRRLSVSASTLHRYCSGATVPQEFAVVGRLALLCGADEEERRALEAAWTEADRARRRAASPAPAPVPAVSAAPESNPEPSAPEPGPGPAPDPTAPEADRARPRRGAPAPLLVAAAVALVVLTLVAALLGHPTRTASAPAPASTAPGRTAAPLPFTWSIGSQLWEGGCGHTYLVDRAPRAVAPPPVAADSGAWAGTHGAVHGGEALVRITIQGRSPSDAVVLHALHVRVVDRAAPLPWNAYRMDNGCGGAVTPRHFAVDLDRPRPLARPVDGLDASGAKVRKIPAVSFPYKVTSSDLEELLVSARTAGCDCRWYLELEWSAGGRTGTVRITDGGKPFRTSGTRGRPTYVYDSAEGRWITDSDSGQTG from the coding sequence ATGCCGAAGGACGTCGCCGTCGAGGAGTTCGCGGGGCTCGTGCGCGCGCTGAAGGCGCGGGACGGGAGGAGTTACGAGGCGCTGGGCCGGCGGCTGAGCGTCAGCGCGTCCACCCTCCACCGCTACTGCTCGGGCGCGACCGTCCCACAGGAGTTCGCCGTGGTTGGCCGCCTCGCCCTGCTGTGCGGGGCGGACGAGGAGGAACGGCGGGCCCTGGAGGCGGCCTGGACGGAGGCGGACCGCGCCCGCCGCCGAGCGGCCTCGCCCGCGCCCGCGCCTGTGCCGGCCGTGTCGGCCGCGCCGGAATCGAACCCGGAACCGTCCGCGCCGGAACCGGGCCCCGGCCCCGCCCCGGACCCGACCGCGCCGGAGGCGGACCGCGCCCGCCCCCGTCGTGGCGCCCCCGCTCCCCTCCTCGTCGCCGCCGCCGTCGCCCTCGTCGTGCTCACCCTCGTCGCCGCCCTGCTCGGCCACCCAACCCGTACGGCTTCCGCCCCCGCTCCCGCTTCCACCGCTCCGGGGCGGACCGCGGCCCCCCTCCCCTTCACCTGGAGCATCGGTTCCCAGCTCTGGGAGGGCGGCTGCGGGCACACCTACCTCGTGGACCGGGCCCCCCGCGCGGTCGCCCCGCCGCCGGTCGCGGCCGACTCCGGGGCGTGGGCCGGGACGCACGGTGCCGTGCACGGCGGGGAGGCGCTGGTGCGGATCACGATCCAGGGCCGGTCGCCGTCCGACGCCGTCGTCCTCCATGCCCTGCACGTGCGCGTGGTCGACCGCGCCGCGCCGCTGCCGTGGAACGCGTACCGGATGGACAACGGCTGTGGCGGCGCCGTCACCCCGCGCCACTTCGCCGTGGACCTCGACCGACCGCGCCCGCTCGCGAGGCCCGTCGACGGCCTTGACGCCTCCGGTGCAAAGGTCCGGAAGATCCCGGCCGTCTCCTTCCCGTACAAGGTCACCTCCTCCGACCTCGAGGAGTTGCTGGTCTCCGCGCGGACGGCGGGCTGCGACTGCCGCTGGTACCTGGAGCTGGAGTGGAGCGCCGGGGGCCGTACGGGGACGGTGCGGATCACGGACGGCGGGAAGCCGTTCCGCACGAGCGGGACCAGGGGGAGGCCGACGTACGTGTACGACTCCGCCGAAGGGCGCTGGATCACAGACTCGGACTCTGGACAGACCGGGTGA
- a CDS encoding LacI family DNA-binding transcriptional regulator — protein sequence MATNRTHRVTMSDVARHAGVSRTTVSFVLNDKPGAVIPEETRRRILAAIDELGYRPNAGARALAANRSGWFGLITEIVTGPFAGEVITGAQSRAWGDRRFLLIAASEGDPAQEAAALDQMLEHRVEGLLYATTWHRAVTLPKAVREVPTVLVNCYDAAGELPCILPDEVSGGYKATRRLLDAGHTRVGFINLDPAIPAAIGRREGYERALREAGITPDPSLVVPGWATADSAYTAACELLDRPVGDRPTALFCGNDRMAMGAYDAIKERGLRIPHDVAVVGFDNQELIAAYLRPKLTTLALPFEAMGTKGIDMLAALAAGQPLGTHRVTIDCPLLERSSV from the coding sequence GTGGCCACGAACAGGACGCATCGGGTGACCATGAGCGATGTGGCGCGCCATGCGGGTGTCTCGCGGACCACCGTCTCCTTCGTCCTCAACGACAAGCCCGGTGCCGTCATCCCCGAGGAGACCCGTCGGCGGATCCTGGCGGCGATAGACGAGCTCGGCTACCGGCCCAACGCCGGAGCGCGGGCGCTGGCCGCGAACCGCAGCGGGTGGTTCGGGCTGATCACCGAGATCGTGACCGGCCCGTTCGCGGGCGAGGTGATCACAGGCGCGCAGAGCCGCGCCTGGGGCGACCGGAGGTTCTTGCTGATCGCCGCGAGCGAGGGCGACCCCGCCCAGGAAGCCGCCGCGCTCGACCAGATGCTGGAGCACCGGGTGGAGGGGCTGCTGTACGCCACGACCTGGCATCGCGCCGTCACGCTCCCCAAGGCCGTCCGGGAGGTGCCGACGGTGCTCGTCAACTGCTACGACGCGGCAGGTGAACTGCCGTGCATCCTGCCCGACGAGGTGTCGGGCGGATACAAGGCGACCCGCCGACTCCTGGACGCCGGTCACACCCGCGTCGGGTTCATCAACCTCGACCCGGCGATCCCGGCCGCCATCGGCAGGCGCGAGGGGTACGAACGTGCCCTGCGCGAGGCCGGGATCACCCCCGACCCCTCTCTCGTCGTCCCCGGCTGGGCGACCGCCGACAGCGCCTACACCGCCGCCTGCGAACTCCTTGACCGCCCGGTCGGCGACCGGCCGACCGCGCTGTTCTGCGGAAACGACCGGATGGCGATGGGCGCGTACGACGCGATCAAGGAACGTGGGCTGCGCATCCCGCACGACGTGGCCGTGGTGGGGTTCGACAACCAGGAACTCATCGCCGCCTATCTGCGGCCGAAGCTGACGACGCTCGCCCTGCCCTTCGAGGCCATGGGCACCAAGGGCATCGACATGCTCGCCGCTCTCGCAGCGGGGCAGCCGCTCGGCACCCACCGGGTGACGATCGACTGCCCGCTGCTCGAACGCTCGTCGGTCTGA